One window from the genome of Elephas maximus indicus isolate mEleMax1 chromosome 8, mEleMax1 primary haplotype, whole genome shotgun sequence encodes:
- the LOC126082019 gene encoding uncharacterized protein LOC126082019 isoform X2 has translation MSDWSTLSWPPGTGPLTFCPLDYLGLDLQPCVPSLTWDWTSNPVSPHSAGTGPPTLCPLTHLGLDLQPCVPSLSWDWTFNPVSPHSPGTGPPTPCPLTQLGLDLQPRVPSLSWDWTSNPVSPHSAGTGPPTPCPLTQLGLDLQPRVPSLSWDWTSNPVSPHSAGTGPSTPCPLTQLGLDLQPRVPSLSWDWTSNPVSPHSPGTGPPTLCPLTQLGLDLQLHVPSLSWDWTSNSVPSHFFDLRTSLSVRHATHFFSQNSNNVKHQPKFSSETIVGLPIHTRCFGVRSFTENLSLNNQKAKINGRIHGLSGCAQFGDCCYCSGNSLSSKMPAGQFS, from the exons ATGAGTGACTGGTCCACACTCTCCTGGCCTCCTGGGACTGGACCTCTAACCTTCTGTCCCCTCGATTACCTGGGCCTGGACCTCCAACCCTGTGTCCCCTCACTCACCTGGGACTGGACCTCCAACCCTGTGTCCCCTCACTCAGCTGGGACTGGACCTCCAACCCTGTGTCCCCTCACTCACCTGGGACTGGACCTCCAACCCTGTGTCCCCTCACTCAGCTGGGACTGGACCTTCAACCCCGTGTCCCCTCACTCACCTGGGACTGGACCTCCAACCCCGTGTCCCCTCACTCAGCTGGGACTGGACCTTCAACCCCGTGTCCCCTCACTCAGCTGGGACTGGACCTCCAACCCCGTGTCCCCTCACTCAGCTGGGACTGGACCTCCAACCCCGTGTCCCCTCACTCAGCTGGGACTGGACCTCCAACCCCGTGTCCCCTCACTCAG CTGGGACTGGACCTCCAACCCCGTGTCCCCTCACTCAGCTGGGACTGGACCTTCAACCCCGTGTCCCCTCACTCAGCTGGGACTGGACCTCCAACCCCGTGTCCCCTCACTCAGCTGGGACTGGAC CTCCAACCCTGTGTCCCCTCACTCACCTGGGACTGGACCTCCAACCCTGTGTCCCCTCACTCAGCTGGGACTGGACCTCCAACTCCATGTCCCCTCACTCAGCTGGGACTGGACCTCCAACTCCGTGCCCTCTCATTTCTTTGATCTAAGAACTAGCCTTTCTGTCAGGCATGCTACACATTTCTTTTCACAAAACTCAAATAACGTCAAACATCAACCCAAATTTTCCTCTGAAACCATAGTAGGTCTGCCTATTCATACTCGCTGTTTTGGCGTGAGATCGTTTACAGAGAACCTAAGCTTGAATAACCAGAAAGCCAAGATAAATGGCAGGATTCATGGTTTGTCAGGGTGTGCACAGTTTGGGGACTGTTGCTACTGTTCCGGAAATTCCCTGTCCTCTAAGATGCCTGCGGGACAGTTTAGCTGA
- the LOC126082019 gene encoding uncharacterized protein LOC126082019 isoform X5, whose translation MSDWSTLSWPPGTGPLTFCPLDYLGLDLQPCVPSLTWDWTSNPVSPHSAGTGPPTLCPLTHLGLDLQPCVPSLSWDWTFNPVSPHSPGTGPPTPCPLTQLGLDLQPRVPSLSWDWTSNPVSPHSAGTGPPTPCPLTQLGLDLQPRVPSLTWDWTSNPVSPHSAGTGPSTPCPLTQLGLDLQPRVPSLSWDWTSNPVSPHSPGTGPPTLCPLTQLGLDLQLHVPSLSWDWTSNSVPSHFFDLRTSLSVRHATHFFSQNSNNVKHQPKFSSETIVGLPIHTRCFGVRSFTENLSLNNQKAKINGRIHGLSGCAQFGDCCYCSGNSLSSKMPAGQFS comes from the exons ATGAGTGACTGGTCCACACTCTCCTGGCCTCCTGGGACTGGACCTCTAACCTTCTGTCCCCTCGATTACCTGGGCCTGGACCTCCAACCCTGTGTCCCCTCACTCACCTGGGACTGGACCTCCAACCCTGTGTCCCCTCACTCAGCTGGGACTGGACCTCCAACCCTGTGTCCCCTCACTCACCTGGGACTGGACCTCCAACCCTGTGTCCCCTCACTCAGCTGGGACTGGACCTTCAACCCCGTGTCCCCTCACTCACCTGGGACTGGACCTCCAACCCCGTGTCCCCTCACTCAGCTGGGACTGGAC CTCCAACCCCGTGTCCCCTCACTCAGCTGGGACTGGACCTCCAACCCCGTGTCCCCTCACTCAGCTGGGACTGGACCTCCAACCCCGTGTCCCCTCACTCAGCTGGGACTGGACCTTCAACCCCGTGTCCCCTCACTCACCTGGGACTGGACCTCCAACCCCGTGTCCCCTCACTCAGCTGGGACTGGACCTTCAACCCCGTGTCCCCTCACTCAGCTGGGACTGGACCTCCAACCCCGTGTCCCCTCACTCAGCTGGGACTGGAC CTCCAACCCTGTGTCCCCTCACTCACCTGGGACTGGACCTCCAACCCTGTGTCCCCTCACTCAGCTGGGACTGGACCTCCAACTCCATGTCCCCTCACTCAGCTGGGACTGGACCTCCAACTCCGTGCCCTCTCATTTCTTTGATCTAAGAACTAGCCTTTCTGTCAGGCATGCTACACATTTCTTTTCACAAAACTCAAATAACGTCAAACATCAACCCAAATTTTCCTCTGAAACCATAGTAGGTCTGCCTATTCATACTCGCTGTTTTGGCGTGAGATCGTTTACAGAGAACCTAAGCTTGAATAACCAGAAAGCCAAGATAAATGGCAGGATTCATGGTTTGTCAGGGTGTGCACAGTTTGGGGACTGTTGCTACTGTTCCGGAAATTCCCTGTCCTCTAAGATGCCTGCGGGACAGTTTAGCTGA
- the LOC126082019 gene encoding uncharacterized protein LOC126082019 isoform X4, with the protein MSDWSTLSWPPGTGPLTFCPLDYLGLDLQPCVPSLTWDWTSNPVSPHSAGTGPPTLCPLTHLGLDLQPCVPSLSWDWTFNPVSPHSAGTGPPTPCPLTQLGLDLQPRVPSLSWDWTSNPVSPHSAGTGPSTPCPLTHLGLDLQPRVPSLSWDWTFNPVSPHSAGTGPPTPCPLTQLGLDLQPRVPSLSWDWTSNPVSPHSPGTGPPTLCPLTQLGLDLQLHVPSLSWDWTSNSVPSHFFDLRTSLSVRHATHFFSQNSNNVKHQPKFSSETIVGLPIHTRCFGVRSFTENLSLNNQKAKINGRIHGLSGCAQFGDCCYCSGNSLSSKMPAGQFS; encoded by the exons ATGAGTGACTGGTCCACACTCTCCTGGCCTCCTGGGACTGGACCTCTAACCTTCTGTCCCCTCGATTACCTGGGCCTGGACCTCCAACCCTGTGTCCCCTCACTCACCTGGGACTGGACCTCCAACCCTGTGTCCCCTCACTCAGCTGGGACTGGACCTCCAACCCTGTGTCCCCTCACTCACCTGGGACTGGACCTCCAACCCTGTGTCCCCTCACTCAGCTGGGACTGGAC CTTCAACCCCGTGTCCCCTCACTCAGCTGGGACTGGACCTCCAACCCCGTGTCCCCTCACTCAGCTGGGACTGGACCTCCAACCCCGTGTCCCCTCACTCAGCTGGGACTGGACCTCCAACCCCGTGTCCCCTCACTCAGCTGGGACTGGACCTTCAACCCCGTGTCCCCTCACTCACCTGGGACTGGACCTCCAACCCCGTGTCCCCTCACTCAGCTGGGACTGGACCTTCAACCCCGTGTCCCCTCACTCAGCTGGGACTGGACCTCCAACCCCGTGTCCCCTCACTCAGCTGGGACTGGACCTCCAACCCCGTGTCCCCTCACTCAGCTGGGACTGGAC CTCCAACCCTGTGTCCCCTCACTCACCTGGGACTGGACCTCCAACCCTGTGTCCCCTCACTCAGCTGGGACTGGACCTCCAACTCCATGTCCCCTCACTCAGCTGGGACTGGACCTCCAACTCCGTGCCCTCTCATTTCTTTGATCTAAGAACTAGCCTTTCTGTCAGGCATGCTACACATTTCTTTTCACAAAACTCAAATAACGTCAAACATCAACCCAAATTTTCCTCTGAAACCATAGTAGGTCTGCCTATTCATACTCGCTGTTTTGGCGTGAGATCGTTTACAGAGAACCTAAGCTTGAATAACCAGAAAGCCAAGATAAATGGCAGGATTCATGGTTTGTCAGGGTGTGCACAGTTTGGGGACTGTTGCTACTGTTCCGGAAATTCCCTGTCCTCTAAGATGCCTGCGGGACAGTTTAGCTGA
- the LOC126082019 gene encoding uncharacterized protein LOC126082019 isoform X1, giving the protein MSDWSTLSWPPGTGPLTFCPLDYLGLDLQPCVPSLTWDWTSNPVSPHSAGTGPPTLCPLTQLGLDLQPRVPSLTWDWTSNPVSPHSAGTGPSTPCPLTQLGLDLQPRVPSLSWDWTSNPVSPHSAGTGPPTPCPLTQLGLDLQPRVPSLTWDWTSNPVSPHSAGTGPSTPCPLTQLGLDLQPRVPSLSWDWTSNPVSPHSPGTGPPTLCPLTQLGLDLQLHVPSLSWDWTSNSVPSHFFDLRTSLSVRHATHFFSQNSNNVKHQPKFSSETIVGLPIHTRCFGVRSFTENLSLNNQKAKINGRIHGLSGCAQFGDCCYCSGNSLSSKMPAGQFS; this is encoded by the exons ATGAGTGACTGGTCCACACTCTCCTGGCCTCCTGGGACTGGACCTCTAACCTTCTGTCCCCTCGATTACCTGGGCCTGGACCTCCAACCCTGTGTCCCCTCACTCACCTGGGACTGGACCTCCAACCCTGTGTCCCCTCACTCAG CTGGGACTGGACCTCCAACCCTGTGTCCCCTCACTCAGCTGGGACTGGACCTTCAACCCCGTGTCCCCTCACTCACCTGGGACTGGACCTCCAACCCCGTGTCCCCTCACTCAGCTGGGACTGGACCTTCAACCCCGTGTCCCCTCACTCAGCTGGGACTGGACCTCCAACCCCGTGTCCCCTCACTCAGCTGGGACTGGACCTCCAACCCCGTGTCCCCTCACTCAGCTGGGACTGGACCTCCAACCCCGTGTCCCCTCACTCAGCTGGGACTGGACCTTCAACCCCGTGTCCCCTCACTCACCTGGGACTGGACCTCCAACCCCGTGTCCCCTCACTCAGCTGGGACTGGACCTTCAACCCCGTGTCCCCTCACTCAGCTGGGACTGGACCTCCAACCCCGTGTCCCCTCACTCAGCTGGGACTGGAC CTCCAACCCTGTGTCCCCTCACTCACCTGGGACTGGACCTCCAACCCTGTGTCCCCTCACTCAGCTGGGACTGGACCTCCAACTCCATGTCCCCTCACTCAGCTGGGACTGGACCTCCAACTCCGTGCCCTCTCATTTCTTTGATCTAAGAACTAGCCTTTCTGTCAGGCATGCTACACATTTCTTTTCACAAAACTCAAATAACGTCAAACATCAACCCAAATTTTCCTCTGAAACCATAGTAGGTCTGCCTATTCATACTCGCTGTTTTGGCGTGAGATCGTTTACAGAGAACCTAAGCTTGAATAACCAGAAAGCCAAGATAAATGGCAGGATTCATGGTTTGTCAGGGTGTGCACAGTTTGGGGACTGTTGCTACTGTTCCGGAAATTCCCTGTCCTCTAAGATGCCTGCGGGACAGTTTAGCTGA
- the LOC126082019 gene encoding mucin-2-like isoform X3, with the protein MSDWSTLSWPPGTGPLTFCPLDYLGLDLQPCVPSLTWDWTSNPVSPHSAGTGPPTLCPLTQLGLDLQPRVPSLTWDWTSNPVSPHSAGTGPSTPCPLTQLGLDLQPRVPSLSWDWTSNPVSPHSAGTGPPTPCPLTQLGLDLQPRVPSLSWDWTFNPVSPHSAGTGPPTPCPLTQLGLDLQPRVPSLSWDWTSNPVSPHSPGTGPPTLCPLTQLGLDLQLHVPSLSWDWTSNSVPSHFFDLRTSLSVRHATHFFSQNSNNVKHQPKFSSETIVGLPIHTRCFGVRSFTENLSLNNQKAKINGRIHGLSGCAQFGDCCYCSGNSLSSKMPAGQFS; encoded by the exons ATGAGTGACTGGTCCACACTCTCCTGGCCTCCTGGGACTGGACCTCTAACCTTCTGTCCCCTCGATTACCTGGGCCTGGACCTCCAACCCTGTGTCCCCTCACTCACCTGGGACTGGACCTCCAACCCTGTGTCCCCTCACTCAG CTGGGACTGGACCTCCAACCCTGTGTCCCCTCACTCAGCTGGGACTGGACCTTCAACCCCGTGTCCCCTCACTCACCTGGGACTGGACCTCCAACCCCGTGTCCCCTCACTCAGCTGGGACTGGACCTTCAACCCCGTGTCCCCTCACTCAGCTGGGACTGGACCTCCAACCCCGTGTCCCCTCACTCAGCTGGGACTGGACCTCCAACCCCGTGTCCCCTCACTCAGCTGGGACTGGACCTCCAACCCCGTGTCCCCTCACTCAG CTGGGACTGGACCTCCAACCCCGTGTCCCCTCACTCAGCTGGGACTGGACCTTCAACCCCGTGTCCCCTCACTCAGCTGGGACTGGACCTCCAACCCCGTGTCCCCTCACTCAGCTGGGACTGGACCTCCAACCCCGTGTCCCCTCACTCAGCTGGGACTGGAC CTCCAACCCTGTGTCCCCTCACTCACCTGGGACTGGACCTCCAACCCTGTGTCCCCTCACTCAGCTGGGACTGGACCTCCAACTCCATGTCCCCTCACTCAGCTGGGACTGGACCTCCAACTCCGTGCCCTCTCATTTCTTTGATCTAAGAACTAGCCTTTCTGTCAGGCATGCTACACATTTCTTTTCACAAAACTCAAATAACGTCAAACATCAACCCAAATTTTCCTCTGAAACCATAGTAGGTCTGCCTATTCATACTCGCTGTTTTGGCGTGAGATCGTTTACAGAGAACCTAAGCTTGAATAACCAGAAAGCCAAGATAAATGGCAGGATTCATGGTTTGTCAGGGTGTGCACAGTTTGGGGACTGTTGCTACTGTTCCGGAAATTCCCTGTCCTCTAAGATGCCTGCGGGACAGTTTAGCTGA
- the LOC126082019 gene encoding mucin-2-like isoform X6, translating into MSDWSTLSWPPGTGPLTFCPLDYLGLDLQPCVPSLTWDWTSNPVSPHSAGTGPPTLCPLTQLGLDLQPRVPSLTWDWTSNPVSPHSAGTGPPTPCPLTQLGLDLQPRVPSLSWDWTSNPVSPHSAGTGPSTPCPLTHLGLDLQPRVPSLSWDWTFNPVSPHSAGTGPPTPCPLTQLGLDLQPRVPSLSWDWTSNPVSPHSPGTGPPTLCPLTQLGLDLQLHVPSLSWDWTSNSVPSHFFDLRTSLSVRHATHFFSQNSNNVKHQPKFSSETIVGLPIHTRCFGVRSFTENLSLNNQKAKINGRIHGLSGCAQFGDCCYCSGNSLSSKMPAGQFS; encoded by the exons ATGAGTGACTGGTCCACACTCTCCTGGCCTCCTGGGACTGGACCTCTAACCTTCTGTCCCCTCGATTACCTGGGCCTGGACCTCCAACCCTGTGTCCCCTCACTCACCTGGGACTGGACCTCCAACCCTGTGTCCCCTCACTCAG CTGGGACTGGACCTCCAACCCTGTGTCCCCTCACTCAGCTGGGACTGGACCTTCAACCCCGTGTCCCCTCACTCACCTGGGACTGGACCTCCAACCCCGTGTCCCCTCACTCAGCTGGGACTGGAC CTCCAACCCCGTGTCCCCTCACTCAGCTGGGACTGGACCTCCAACCCCGTGTCCCCTCACTCAGCTGGGACTGGACCTCCAACCCCGTGTCCCCTCACTCAGCTGGGACTGGACCTTCAACCCCGTGTCCCCTCACTCACCTGGGACTGGACCTCCAACCCCGTGTCCCCTCACTCAGCTGGGACTGGACCTTCAACCCCGTGTCCCCTCACTCAGCTGGGACTGGACCTCCAACCCCGTGTCCCCTCACTCAGCTGGGACTGGACCTCCAACCCCGTGTCCCCTCACTCAGCTGGGACTGGAC CTCCAACCCTGTGTCCCCTCACTCACCTGGGACTGGACCTCCAACCCTGTGTCCCCTCACTCAGCTGGGACTGGACCTCCAACTCCATGTCCCCTCACTCAGCTGGGACTGGACCTCCAACTCCGTGCCCTCTCATTTCTTTGATCTAAGAACTAGCCTTTCTGTCAGGCATGCTACACATTTCTTTTCACAAAACTCAAATAACGTCAAACATCAACCCAAATTTTCCTCTGAAACCATAGTAGGTCTGCCTATTCATACTCGCTGTTTTGGCGTGAGATCGTTTACAGAGAACCTAAGCTTGAATAACCAGAAAGCCAAGATAAATGGCAGGATTCATGGTTTGTCAGGGTGTGCACAGTTTGGGGACTGTTGCTACTGTTCCGGAAATTCCCTGTCCTCTAAGATGCCTGCGGGACAGTTTAGCTGA